The Bacteroidia bacterium genome segment AGTATTAAACCAAAATTTTAAAATCTTAAATCTAAAATCATAAATCTTAAATTATTACGCTCTTTCCACGTATTCTCCGGTTTCCGTATTTACCCTAATAACATCACCCTGATT includes the following:
- a CDS encoding elongation factor P, which translates into the protein NQGDVIRVNTETGEYVERA